From one Amycolatopsis sp. FDAARGOS 1241 genomic stretch:
- a CDS encoding DinB family protein, producing MTVAWTTELHDQLDWHWQHHVRPRLDGITDEEYFWQPVPDCWTVRPRAEKPEGPGSGDFTVDFAFPEPVPPPVTTIAWRLAHVIVGVLGMRAASHFGGPAMSYETFPYAGTAAEALDQLDSAYASWIGGVKALDADALARAVGPAEGPFAEYPMAALVLHINRETIHHCAEVLLLRDLYRSR from the coding sequence ATGACTGTCGCATGGACCACCGAACTCCACGATCAGCTCGACTGGCACTGGCAGCACCACGTGCGCCCGCGCCTCGACGGGATCACCGACGAGGAGTACTTCTGGCAGCCGGTGCCGGACTGCTGGACAGTGCGCCCGCGCGCCGAGAAGCCCGAGGGCCCCGGCAGCGGTGACTTCACCGTCGACTTCGCCTTCCCGGAGCCCGTGCCGCCGCCGGTGACGACCATCGCGTGGCGGCTCGCGCACGTCATCGTCGGTGTGCTCGGCATGCGGGCCGCCTCGCACTTCGGCGGGCCCGCGATGAGCTATGAAACCTTCCCTTACGCCGGCACCGCGGCCGAGGCGCTCGACCAGCTCGACTCCGCATACGCGAGCTGGATCGGCGGCGTGAAGGCGCTCGACGCGGACGCGCTGGCCCGCGCCGTCGGACCGGCGGAGGGGCCGTTCGCGGAGTACCCGATGGCCGCGCTGGTGCTGCACATCAACCGCGAAACCATCCACCACTGCGCCGAAGTGCTGCTGCTGCGCGACCTCTACCGCAGCCGGTGA
- a CDS encoding rhomboid family intramembrane serine protease, which produces MLTGAVFLVTAAALVAQPAVPGLLDHVRRDGAAIDAGQWWRLLTGMFFQDGGLFGGIFNLAVLAVFGALAESSFGRVRWIALYFGCGLFGQFLSYLWLRPVGAGNSMCVAGLLGALAVALLRAPARHGVQLSKQVFLVPVLVAPLAVFDTVLHDNHGLPALLGMVLGFLLLPRVRPAA; this is translated from the coding sequence GTGCTCACGGGGGCGGTGTTCCTCGTCACGGCGGCGGCGCTCGTCGCGCAGCCGGCGGTGCCGGGGCTGCTCGATCACGTCCGCCGCGACGGCGCGGCCATCGACGCCGGCCAGTGGTGGCGCCTTCTCACCGGCATGTTCTTCCAGGACGGCGGGCTCTTCGGCGGGATCTTCAACCTGGCGGTCCTGGCCGTCTTCGGCGCGCTCGCCGAAAGCTCCTTCGGGCGCGTTCGGTGGATCGCCTTGTACTTCGGCTGCGGCCTGTTCGGCCAGTTTCTCAGCTACCTCTGGCTGCGGCCGGTCGGCGCGGGCAACTCGATGTGCGTCGCGGGGCTCCTCGGCGCGCTCGCGGTGGCGCTGCTGCGGGCGCCGGCACGCCACGGCGTGCAGCTGTCGAAGCAGGTGTTCCTCGTGCCGGTGCTCGTCGCGCCGCTCGCGGTGTTCGACACGGTGCTGCACGACAACCACGGCCTGCCGGCGCTGTTGGGCATGGTGCTCGGCTTCCTGCTGCTGCCGAGGGTCCGGCCGGCCGCATGA
- a CDS encoding zinc-dependent alcohol dehydrogenase family protein yields MRATLIYGAGDVRVETRPDPKVAAPTDAVVRVVRSCICGSDLWPYGGMPAQEYGRPIGHEFLGIVEETGSDVVHVRKGDLVIAPFVYSDNTCEFCQEGLQTSCLHGGNWGADGVDGGQGEAVRVPLADGTLVPVPHTEDRDLLASLLTLSDVFSTGHHAAVTAGVAPGKTVTVIGDGAVGLSAVLAAKRLGAEHVVLMGRHQDRTDLGREFGADDVVAERGEEGITRVRELTGGRGTHTVLECVGTLPAFEMGLGVVRPGGALSRVGVPQYPQGPIGRPVFTQNITITGGVAPARKYIPELLPDVLEGRYRPGRVFDRTIGLSDVPAGYRSMADREALKVLIEP; encoded by the coding sequence ATGCGAGCGACACTCATCTACGGCGCCGGCGACGTCCGCGTGGAGACGCGCCCGGATCCGAAGGTGGCGGCGCCCACGGACGCCGTGGTCCGGGTCGTGCGCTCCTGCATCTGCGGCAGCGACCTGTGGCCGTACGGCGGGATGCCCGCGCAGGAGTACGGCCGCCCGATCGGCCACGAATTCCTCGGCATCGTCGAGGAAACCGGCTCCGACGTGGTGCACGTGCGCAAGGGCGACCTCGTGATCGCGCCGTTCGTGTACTCCGACAACACGTGCGAGTTCTGCCAGGAAGGCCTGCAGACCTCGTGCCTGCACGGCGGCAACTGGGGTGCGGACGGCGTCGACGGCGGCCAGGGTGAGGCCGTGCGGGTACCGCTCGCCGACGGGACGCTGGTGCCCGTACCGCACACCGAGGACCGCGACCTGCTGGCGTCTCTGCTGACGCTGTCGGACGTGTTTTCCACCGGACACCACGCGGCCGTGACCGCGGGCGTCGCGCCGGGCAAGACGGTGACCGTGATCGGCGACGGCGCGGTGGGCCTGTCCGCCGTGCTGGCCGCGAAGCGCCTCGGCGCCGAGCACGTCGTGCTGATGGGCCGCCACCAGGACCGCACGGACCTGGGCCGCGAATTCGGCGCGGACGACGTCGTCGCCGAACGCGGCGAGGAGGGCATCACGCGCGTCCGCGAGCTGACGGGCGGGCGCGGCACGCACACCGTGCTCGAGTGCGTGGGCACGCTGCCCGCGTTCGAGATGGGCCTCGGCGTGGTGCGTCCCGGCGGTGCGCTCAGCCGCGTCGGCGTGCCGCAGTACCCGCAGGGCCCGATCGGGCGGCCGGTGTTCACGCAGAACATCACCATCACCGGCGGCGTCGCGCCGGCGCGGAAGTACATCCCGGAGCTTTTGCCGGACGTGCTCGAGGGCCGCTACCGGCCGGGCCGCGTGTTCGACCGCACCATCGGCCTGTCCGACGTGCCGGCCGGGTACCGGTCGATGGCCGACCGCGAGGCGCTGAAGGTGCTCATCGAGCCGTGA
- a CDS encoding aldehyde dehydrogenase family protein — MDMITPEPRPAWIAGRAEQGAETIVVRHPFDGSEVATVAVPGADQVERAVAAAAGVAREFRRTPAHQRAQALVHVSRGLSARAEEIAEVITAENGKPLKWAEAEVSRAVSVFRIAAEEARRFSGDVQRLDADPSGDARLALTRRVPRGPVLGIAPFNFPLNLVAHKVAPALAVGAPIIVKPAPRTPLSALILGELLASADLPEGAFSVLPLGNEATQALVADPRLPVVSFTGSGPVGWSIADAAPRKHVVLELGGNAAAVVLRDWPDPEGAAQRIATFGNYQAGQSCISVQRVIVDAAVAEEFVPALVEAVEAQHTGDPYDRNTDVGPVVDEAAAERIIAWVEEAVAAGAKVLVGGTREGTNVAPTLLTDVPPATKAWSEEIFGPVLAVSVVDGVDEAFAAVNDSAYGLQAGVFTSDVQLAFHASAELEVGGVIIGDVPSYRADQMPYGGVKGSGAGREGVLSAMNDLTEERVTVFTGVDL; from the coding sequence ATGGACATGATCACCCCGGAACCGCGGCCCGCGTGGATCGCCGGCCGGGCGGAGCAGGGCGCCGAGACGATCGTCGTGCGGCACCCGTTCGACGGCAGCGAAGTGGCGACGGTGGCGGTGCCCGGCGCCGATCAGGTGGAGCGCGCGGTGGCGGCCGCCGCGGGCGTCGCGCGGGAGTTCCGCCGCACGCCCGCCCACCAGCGGGCGCAGGCGCTGGTGCACGTCTCTCGCGGGTTGTCGGCACGCGCCGAAGAGATCGCCGAGGTGATCACCGCGGAGAACGGCAAGCCGCTCAAGTGGGCGGAGGCCGAGGTGAGCCGCGCGGTGTCGGTGTTCCGCATCGCCGCCGAGGAAGCCCGCCGGTTCAGCGGCGACGTGCAGCGCCTCGACGCCGACCCGTCCGGCGACGCGCGGCTGGCATTGACGCGGCGCGTGCCGCGCGGGCCCGTGCTCGGGATCGCGCCGTTCAACTTCCCGCTGAACCTGGTGGCGCACAAGGTCGCGCCGGCGTTGGCGGTCGGGGCGCCGATCATTGTGAAGCCGGCACCGCGCACGCCGTTGTCGGCGCTGATCCTCGGTGAGCTCCTGGCCTCGGCGGATCTGCCCGAAGGCGCGTTTTCCGTGCTGCCGCTGGGGAATGAGGCGACGCAGGCGCTGGTGGCCGACCCGCGGCTGCCCGTCGTGTCGTTCACCGGCTCGGGCCCGGTCGGCTGGTCGATCGCCGACGCGGCGCCGCGCAAGCACGTGGTGCTGGAGCTCGGTGGCAACGCGGCGGCCGTGGTGCTGCGCGACTGGCCGGACCCCGAGGGCGCGGCGCAGCGTATCGCGACGTTCGGCAACTACCAGGCCGGACAGTCGTGCATCTCGGTGCAGCGGGTGATCGTCGACGCCGCCGTGGCCGAGGAGTTCGTCCCCGCGCTGGTGGAGGCCGTCGAGGCACAGCACACCGGTGACCCGTACGACCGCAACACCGACGTCGGCCCGGTCGTCGACGAGGCGGCGGCCGAACGGATCATCGCGTGGGTCGAGGAGGCCGTGGCCGCGGGCGCGAAGGTGCTGGTCGGCGGCACGCGCGAGGGCACGAACGTCGCGCCGACGCTGCTCACCGATGTGCCGCCGGCCACCAAGGCCTGGTCGGAGGAGATCTTCGGCCCCGTGCTCGCGGTGTCCGTTGTGGACGGTGTCGACGAGGCGTTCGCGGCGGTCAACGACTCGGCCTACGGGCTGCAGGCCGGGGTGTTCACCAGCGACGTGCAGCTGGCCTTCCACGCCTCCGCCGAGCTCGAGGTGGGTGGCGTGATCATCGGCGACGTGCCCTCCTACCGCGCCGACCAGATGCCCTACGGCGGGGTGAAGGGCTCCGGGGCCGGGCGCGAAGGCGTGCTCTCGGCGATGAACGACCTCACGGAGGAACGCGTGACGGTGTTCACCGGCGTGGACCTCTGA
- a CDS encoding FAD-binding oxidoreductase codes for MTVGRRTFLRAAGLGTLGVVAAACSPDAKPAQQPSATATPTPPPSTSAKPSGPPDWNALKSKLSGDLLLPGDGGFATARHGFNPLFDGHTPAAVAKVAKAEDVQACFEAAAQRLPIAARSGGHSYAGYSTPDGGLIVDVGGMAQVQVQGEQVVIGAGARLGDVYAALAKAGRCLPAGSCPTVGIAGLTLGGGIGVVARKYGLTCDRLVSAQVVTPDGKLRTASADSEPDLFWALRGGGGGNFGIVTSFTFRTDPAPDITVFSLHFPGGSAGDVLDAWQQWLPTTPPELWSNLVVSGGSPVACRVGGAFVGSSNDLTALLGKLGASPSSRTMKSLSYGGAMNYFSGSSARQTFVASSRIITDPVQGAKVSDLAAGHKGMDLLIDGLGGAVADLSPTDTAFPHRKALASIQVYAPATTGNHSSVAKNVSTVVSGLADAGAGGGYVNYVDPAMPDWKTAYYGENAARLEQVAKTYDPDGVLKFAQSA; via the coding sequence ATGACTGTCGGGAGAAGGACGTTCCTGCGGGCCGCCGGGCTCGGCACGCTCGGGGTCGTGGCGGCGGCGTGCTCGCCGGACGCGAAGCCCGCCCAGCAGCCGAGTGCCACGGCGACACCGACGCCCCCGCCGTCGACCAGTGCGAAGCCGAGTGGGCCGCCGGACTGGAACGCCCTCAAGAGCAAGCTCAGCGGTGACCTGCTGCTGCCCGGCGACGGCGGGTTCGCCACTGCCAGGCACGGCTTCAACCCACTGTTCGACGGCCACACCCCGGCCGCCGTCGCGAAGGTCGCGAAGGCCGAGGACGTGCAGGCCTGCTTCGAGGCCGCCGCGCAGAGGCTGCCGATCGCCGCGCGCAGTGGCGGGCACAGCTACGCCGGGTACTCCACTCCGGACGGTGGCTTGATCGTCGACGTCGGCGGGATGGCGCAGGTCCAGGTGCAGGGCGAGCAGGTCGTGATCGGTGCGGGTGCGCGGCTCGGCGACGTCTACGCGGCGCTCGCCAAGGCCGGCCGCTGCCTGCCCGCGGGGTCGTGCCCGACCGTGGGCATCGCGGGCCTCACACTCGGCGGCGGCATCGGTGTCGTGGCGCGCAAATACGGCCTGACGTGCGACCGCCTCGTCTCCGCGCAGGTCGTGACCCCCGACGGCAAGCTCCGCACCGCGAGTGCCGACTCTGAGCCGGACCTGTTCTGGGCCCTGCGCGGCGGTGGGGGCGGCAACTTCGGCATCGTCACGTCGTTCACCTTCCGCACCGACCCGGCGCCGGACATCACGGTGTTCTCCCTGCACTTCCCCGGCGGCTCGGCCGGCGATGTCCTCGACGCGTGGCAGCAGTGGCTCCCGACGACTCCGCCTGAGTTGTGGTCGAACCTGGTCGTCTCCGGCGGTTCGCCGGTCGCGTGCCGCGTCGGTGGCGCGTTCGTCGGCAGCTCGAACGACCTGACCGCGCTGCTCGGCAAGCTGGGCGCGAGCCCGTCGAGCCGGACGATGAAGTCGCTGAGCTACGGCGGCGCCATGAACTACTTTTCCGGCAGCTCCGCCCGCCAGACGTTCGTGGCCTCGTCGCGGATCATCACCGACCCCGTACAGGGTGCGAAGGTCAGCGACCTCGCGGCGGGGCACAAGGGCATGGACCTGCTGATCGACGGCCTCGGCGGTGCCGTCGCCGACCTCTCGCCCACGGACACCGCGTTCCCGCACCGCAAAGCACTCGCGAGCATCCAGGTCTACGCGCCCGCCACCACGGGCAACCACAGCAGCGTCGCGAAGAACGTGTCCACTGTGGTCAGTGGGCTGGCCGACGCGGGCGCCGGCGGCGGCTACGTCAACTACGTCGACCCGGCGATGCCCGACTGGAAAACCGCCTACTACGGCGAAAACGCCGCTCGGCTCGAGCAGGTCGCGAAGACCTACGACCCGGACGGCGTCCTCAAGTTCGCCCAGTCAGCGTAG
- a CDS encoding maleylpyruvate isomerase family mycothiol-dependent enzyme: protein MSTDAALVRIRELQDEWALVIGSLDEAAVRAPSALPGWSRGHLLTHLACNADAVGNLLNWASTGVETPMYGPGSARDDAINAGAARDTAEILADVVASGERLVDLAASLPDHAWTAPVRGRAGQPITGADALTLRLAETTIHLTDLDAGHDFTSACSLLGDHIGAVVGNMIRMYPGELPPIRLTDGTHTWTMADGSAGLVSGTPGAVLAWVSGRASGDALDGPVPELKSLV from the coding sequence GTGAGCACCGACGCGGCGCTGGTCCGCATCCGGGAACTGCAGGACGAGTGGGCCCTGGTCATCGGCTCTCTCGACGAGGCCGCGGTGCGCGCGCCGAGCGCGTTGCCCGGCTGGTCGCGCGGGCACCTGCTCACGCACCTCGCTTGCAACGCCGACGCCGTCGGCAACCTCCTGAACTGGGCTTCGACGGGCGTCGAAACACCCATGTACGGCCCCGGCAGCGCCCGCGACGACGCCATCAACGCAGGCGCCGCCCGCGACACCGCCGAGATCCTCGCCGACGTCGTCGCCTCGGGGGAGCGGCTCGTTGACCTCGCGGCTTCTCTGCCGGACCACGCCTGGACCGCGCCCGTCCGCGGCCGCGCCGGCCAGCCCATCACCGGCGCCGACGCCCTGACGCTGCGCCTGGCCGAGACCACCATCCACCTCACCGACCTCGACGCCGGCCACGACTTCACCAGCGCGTGCTCCCTGCTGGGCGACCACATCGGAGCAGTGGTGGGCAACATGATCCGCATGTACCCGGGCGAACTACCCCCGATCCGCCTCACCGACGGCACCCACACGTGGACCATGGCCGACGGCTCGGCCGGACTCGTGTCGGGCACCCCCGGCGCGGTCCTGGCGTGGGTCTCCGGCCGCGCCTCGGGCGACGCGCTCGACGGTCCGGTGCCGGAGTTGAAGTCGCTGGTGTGA
- a CDS encoding GMC family oxidoreductase: MTASNTTTAQAGPDYDVVVVGSGFGGSVAALRLTEKGYRVAVVEAGRRFADDEFAKTSWDFKRYLWAPQLGCYGIQRIHLLNDVMVLAGAGVGGGSLVYANTLYRPLKPFYTDRQWAHITDWEAELAPHYDQASRMLGVVTNPTLTPSDVVMRDVAKDMGVGASFHATPVGVYFGNPAETVRDPYFGGAGPDRVGCTECGSCMTGCRVGAKNTLVKNYLYLAEQDGAKVIPLTTVTSVEPARGGYRVTLQKTGTCSKRFRTTVTTGQVVFAAGTWGTQNLLHRMKDTGALPKLSRRLGELTRTNSEAIIGAARTSVDPSRDFSRGVAITSSIHPDENTHIEPVRYGKGSNAMSLLQTVATDGASPVPRWRQAVTFLLKHPVQAAKLLNGYRWSERTVILLVMQSLDNSITTYTRPGRFGRRKYTSKQGHGEPNPSFIPAGHEANERTAERIGGLPGGTWGEIFDIPLTAHFIGGVPIGDSVDTGVIDPYHRVYGYPGLSVVDGSAITANLGVNPSLTITAQAERAFALWPNKGEADQRPNQDSAYARLEPVAPKNPAVPSGAPAALRR; this comes from the coding sequence GTGACTGCCAGTAACACCACCACAGCGCAGGCGGGTCCCGACTACGACGTCGTGGTCGTGGGGTCCGGGTTCGGGGGCAGCGTGGCGGCGCTGCGGCTCACCGAGAAGGGCTACCGCGTCGCGGTGGTGGAGGCGGGGCGGCGGTTCGCGGACGACGAGTTCGCGAAGACGTCGTGGGACTTCAAGCGCTACCTGTGGGCCCCGCAGCTCGGCTGCTACGGCATCCAGCGCATCCACCTGCTCAACGACGTGATGGTGCTGGCCGGTGCGGGCGTCGGCGGCGGGTCGCTGGTCTACGCCAACACGCTGTACCGGCCGTTGAAGCCGTTCTACACCGACCGGCAGTGGGCGCACATCACCGACTGGGAGGCGGAACTCGCGCCGCACTACGACCAGGCGAGCCGGATGCTCGGGGTGGTCACGAACCCGACGCTGACACCGTCCGACGTCGTGATGCGCGACGTCGCGAAAGACATGGGCGTGGGTGCCTCCTTCCACGCGACGCCGGTCGGCGTGTACTTCGGCAATCCGGCCGAGACCGTGCGTGATCCATACTTCGGGGGCGCCGGGCCCGATCGCGTCGGCTGCACCGAGTGCGGCTCGTGCATGACGGGCTGCCGCGTCGGCGCGAAGAACACGCTGGTCAAGAACTACCTGTACCTCGCCGAGCAGGACGGCGCGAAGGTCATCCCGCTCACCACTGTCACGTCCGTGGAGCCGGCGCGCGGGGGCTACCGCGTCACGCTGCAGAAGACGGGCACGTGCTCGAAGCGCTTCCGCACCACCGTGACCACGGGCCAGGTCGTGTTCGCAGCCGGGACGTGGGGAACGCAGAACCTGTTGCACCGCATGAAGGACACGGGTGCGCTGCCGAAGCTGTCGCGGCGCCTGGGTGAGCTGACGCGCACGAACTCCGAAGCGATCATCGGCGCGGCGCGCACTTCGGTCGACCCGTCGCGGGACTTCAGCCGTGGGGTGGCGATCACGTCGTCGATCCACCCGGACGAGAACACGCACATCGAACCGGTGCGCTACGGCAAGGGCAGCAACGCGATGAGCCTGCTGCAGACCGTCGCGACCGACGGCGCGTCGCCGGTGCCGCGGTGGCGGCAGGCGGTGACGTTCCTGCTCAAGCACCCGGTGCAGGCGGCGAAGCTGCTCAACGGCTACCGCTGGAGCGAGCGGACCGTGATCCTGCTGGTGATGCAGAGCCTCGACAACTCCATCACCACCTACACGCGCCCGGGCCGGTTCGGGCGCCGCAAGTACACGTCGAAGCAGGGCCACGGCGAACCGAACCCGAGCTTCATCCCCGCCGGGCACGAGGCGAACGAACGCACGGCCGAACGCATCGGCGGTCTGCCCGGCGGCACGTGGGGCGAGATCTTCGACATCCCCCTGACCGCGCACTTCATCGGCGGCGTGCCCATCGGCGACAGCGTGGACACCGGCGTGATCGACCCGTACCACCGCGTCTACGGCTATCCGGGTTTGTCCGTTGTGGACGGTTCGGCGATCACGGCGAACCTCGGCGTGAACCCGTCGCTCACGATCACGGCGCAGGCCGAGCGGGCGTTCGCGTTGTGGCCCAACAAGGGGGAGGCCGATCAGCGTCCGAACCAGGACTCGGCGTACGCGCGGCTGGAGCCGGTGGCGCCGAAGAACCCGGCCGTTCCTTCCGGCGCCCCTGCCGCGCTGCGCCGCTAG
- a CDS encoding GuaB3 family IMP dehydrogenase-related protein, translating into MRDLVEIGMGRTARRAYDLDDVEIVPSRRTRSSSVVSTAWQIDAYRFDLPLVTHPTDAIVSPGTAVAIGELGGLGVLNAEGLWARHANVEDAIFKLVRAAEDADDPTAVVRELQELHAAPIRLDLLTEAIKTVRESGVTVAARVSPQHAAELTPDLLAAGVEILVVQGTIISAEHVRRDAEPLNLKEFIGRLDVPVIAGGVSDYRTAMHLMRTGAAGVIVGHGYTAGVTSTDRVLGIGVPMATAIVDAAAARRDYLDETGGRYVHVLADGGMTTSGDIAKAIACGADAVVLGAPLATASDAPGQGLYWTAAAAHPSLPRSRVVAGPDSDYAVDLKTLLFGPSSDAEGVVNLFGALRRAMAKTGYSDLKEFQRVGLTVRR; encoded by the coding sequence GTGCGGGATCTGGTCGAGATCGGGATGGGTCGCACCGCGCGGCGGGCGTACGACCTCGATGACGTGGAGATCGTCCCGTCGCGGCGCACGCGGTCGTCGTCGGTGGTGTCGACCGCGTGGCAGATCGACGCCTATCGCTTCGACCTGCCGCTGGTCACGCACCCGACCGACGCGATCGTGTCGCCGGGCACGGCCGTCGCGATCGGCGAGCTCGGCGGGCTGGGCGTGCTCAACGCCGAGGGCCTGTGGGCGCGCCACGCGAACGTCGAGGACGCCATCTTCAAGCTCGTCCGCGCTGCGGAGGACGCCGACGACCCGACGGCCGTCGTCCGCGAGCTGCAGGAGCTGCACGCCGCGCCGATCCGGCTCGACCTGCTCACCGAGGCGATCAAGACCGTCCGCGAGTCGGGCGTCACGGTCGCCGCGCGCGTGAGCCCGCAGCACGCCGCCGAGCTCACGCCCGACCTGCTGGCCGCGGGCGTCGAGATCCTCGTGGTTCAGGGCACCATCATCTCGGCCGAACACGTGCGGCGCGACGCGGAACCGCTCAACCTCAAGGAGTTCATCGGGCGCCTCGACGTGCCCGTGATCGCCGGCGGCGTGAGCGACTACCGCACGGCCATGCACCTCATGCGCACCGGCGCCGCGGGCGTGATCGTCGGCCACGGCTACACCGCGGGCGTGACCAGCACCGACCGTGTGCTCGGCATCGGCGTCCCCATGGCCACCGCGATCGTCGACGCGGCCGCCGCCCGCCGCGACTACCTGGACGAAACGGGCGGGCGCTACGTCCACGTCCTCGCCGACGGCGGCATGACCACCTCGGGCGACATCGCCAAGGCCATCGCCTGCGGCGCCGACGCCGTGGTGCTCGGCGCGCCGCTGGCGACCGCCTCGGACGCCCCCGGCCAGGGCCTGTACTGGACCGCCGCCGCGGCGCACCCGTCGCTGCCGCGCTCGCGCGTGGTCGCCGGCCCGGACTCGGACTACGCCGTGGACCTGAAGACGCTCCTCTTCGGCCCGTCCTCGGATGCCGAGGGCGTGGTGAACCTCTTCGGCGCGCTGCGCCGCGCAATGGCGAAGACGGGCTACTCGGACCTGAAGGAGTTCCAGCGGGTGGGGCTGACGGTTCGCCGCTGA
- a CDS encoding MFS transporter translates to MALGQDFRRLWVAYATSAAGTWLALDAFPFIAVTVLHSTTTQVSVLAAAGLAVGSLIAVPLGPWLEFRRKRPVLVAMDAVRFLVLLTLPLGYWLDGLTFGHLLAVSVAVAAADIVFTAGSGAYLKGIATGEDLLAANARFETTQWTATAVGPPSGGALIGVFGPVTTVLIDGVSYLLSALAIGSIRTPEAQPAARPEKVRTIDILDGWRYILGHRRLAALFFNTALVNGLIMATAPLLAVLLLRELGFSPLEYGLAFGVPCLGGLLGSRLSRRVTARLSAERVLLWFGTGRACWPVLLAFTPHGAFGLGFVMLVEFGLILTIGIFNPVSATYRLQETETSRAARVLTAWGITTGGTRAALILGWGVLGAWLGTREAIGLAGVLLLLTPVLLWQVRTTSRPPRPPRSRTARRPRSTAAAPASRPGP, encoded by the coding sequence GTGGCACTGGGGCAGGACTTCCGAAGGCTTTGGGTCGCGTACGCGACGAGCGCCGCGGGCACATGGCTCGCGCTCGACGCGTTCCCGTTCATCGCCGTGACGGTGCTCCACAGCACCACCACGCAGGTCTCGGTGCTCGCGGCGGCAGGGCTGGCGGTGGGCTCGCTGATCGCGGTACCGCTCGGGCCGTGGCTCGAGTTCCGGCGCAAGCGCCCGGTGCTGGTCGCGATGGACGCCGTGCGGTTCCTCGTACTGCTCACGCTGCCGCTCGGGTACTGGCTGGACGGGCTCACCTTCGGGCACCTGCTGGCGGTGTCGGTGGCCGTGGCCGCCGCGGACATCGTGTTCACAGCGGGCAGCGGCGCCTACCTCAAGGGGATCGCGACCGGCGAGGACCTGCTGGCCGCCAACGCCCGCTTCGAGACGACGCAATGGACGGCCACCGCGGTCGGCCCGCCGTCCGGCGGCGCGCTGATCGGCGTGTTCGGTCCCGTCACGACGGTGCTGATCGACGGCGTGAGCTACCTGCTCTCCGCTCTCGCCATCGGCTCGATCCGCACGCCCGAAGCGCAGCCGGCCGCGCGCCCGGAGAAGGTCCGGACCATCGATATCCTCGACGGCTGGCGCTACATCCTCGGCCACCGGCGCCTGGCCGCGCTGTTCTTCAACACCGCGCTCGTGAACGGCCTGATCATGGCGACGGCGCCGCTGCTCGCCGTGCTCCTGCTGCGGGAGCTGGGGTTCTCGCCACTCGAGTACGGCCTCGCGTTCGGCGTCCCGTGCCTCGGCGGGCTGCTCGGTTCACGGCTCTCGCGCCGCGTCACGGCGCGGCTCAGCGCCGAGCGCGTGCTGCTGTGGTTCGGGACGGGCCGCGCGTGCTGGCCCGTGCTGCTGGCGTTCACGCCGCACGGGGCGTTCGGGCTGGGGTTCGTGATGCTCGTCGAGTTCGGGCTGATCCTGACCATCGGCATCTTCAACCCGGTGTCGGCGACATACCGGCTGCAGGAGACGGAGACCTCGCGCGCCGCCCGCGTGCTCACCGCGTGGGGCATCACGACGGGCGGGACCCGGGCCGCGCTGATCCTCGGGTGGGGCGTGCTCGGCGCGTGGCTGGGCACACGGGAAGCGATCGGGCTCGCGGGGGTGTTGCTGCTGCTCACGCCCGTGCTGCTGTGGCAGGTCAGAACAACGTCGCGCCCGCCACGGCCCCCGCGATCGCGGACAGCACGCCGACCGCGATCGACAGCGGCAGCACCCGCTTCCCGCCCCGGGCCATGA